In Cryptomeria japonica chromosome 10, Sugi_1.0, whole genome shotgun sequence, a genomic segment contains:
- the LOC131068059 gene encoding pentatricopeptide repeat-containing protein At1g11290, chloroplastic-like isoform X1: MLREALHILLTIHKPPVGNSTFLQTSIVKNALSQEKKVHSFIAHRRFAFATRLTFRNKLIYLYGKCGSLVDARKIFDRMRERDSVSWNTIIAAYRRHGYPQEAITLFHHMQQTGFQPDQVTFASVLPACAKMGALEQGMDIHQSIKDRGILSDVVATALLDMYAKCGSIDKARELFDGLPQRNVVSWTAMIAGYAQNGFVEKALETFKQMQSAGVKPNFMTIATILPACAKMGDLEQGMDIHRSIKDRGILSDVVVATALVDMYAKCGSINKARELFDRMPERNVVSWTAMIAGYAQNGFVEKALDTFKQMKLAGIKPNSTTFASILPACAKMGALELGMDIHQSITDRGILLGIVLANALLDMYAKCGNMDKARELFDTMPQRDVISWTAMIAGYAQNGFVEKALETFKQMQLAGVEPDSTTFASILPACAKIGALEQGMYIHQNIKDRRILSDVIVATALVDMYAKCGSIDKAHALFDRMPERDVISWNAMIAGYAQNGFYKDAFKMFESMQHSGINPNIVSFACVLCACSHAGLVDEGCAYFNHMSNLYCITPTVDHYVCMVDLLARAGYLEDTLNFIIKMPVKSVVVVWMCFLGACRSHMNIGLGVFTAMLLFDLDPRSAATYVILSNIYAEVGRWDEAQMVRRLMKDRGIKKIPGCSWIESHNMVHAFCVGDRSHPQTKEIYAKLEKLAGEMKAAGYFPDSKRLLNAVEEEEKELFLCHHSEKLAIAFGLLITSFGTTIRIVKNLRVCVDCHTATKFISKIVAREIIVRDASRFHYFKQGQCSCGDYW; encoded by the coding sequence ATGTTGAGGGAGGCGCTGCACATTCTGCTGACTATACACAAACCGCCTGTAGGCAATTCTACATTTTTGCAGACCTCTATTGTCAAGAACGCGCTTTCACAAGAAAAAAAAGTCCACTCTTTCATCGCTCATAGGCGATTTGCCTTCGCTACACGCTTAACTTTTCGTAATAAGCTTATTTACTTGTATGGCAAGTGCGGAAGTTTGGTGGATGCTAGAAAAATCTTTGACCGCATGAGAGAACGAGATAGTGTCTCATGGAATACGATTATTGCAGCATACAGAAGACATGGGTATCCGCAAGAGGCAATTACATTGTTTCATCATATGCAACAAACCGGTTTCCAACCCGATCAGGttacgtttgccagcgtactcccagcctgtgccaaaatgggagctttggaacagggtatggacatccatcaaagcataaaagatagaggaattttgtcagatgtagttgcaactgctctgttagacatgtatgcaaaatgtggaagcatagacaaggcacgggaactatttgacggattgcctcaaagaaatgtggtttcctggactgcaatgattgccggatatgcacaaaatggatttgttgagaaggctttagaaactttcaagcaaatgcaatcggcaggtgtaaagccaaatttcatgaccattgctactatcctccctgcctgtgctaaaatgggagatttggaacagggtatggacattcatcgaagcataaaggatagaggaattttgtcagatgttgtagttgcaactgccctggtagacatgtatgctaaatgtggaagcataaacaaggcacgtgaactgtttgatagaatgcctgaaagaaatgttgtctcgtggactgcaatgattgctggatatgcacaaaatggatttgtcgaaaaggctttagacactttcaagcaaatgaaattggcaggcataaagccaaattccacaacctttgccagcatcctccctgcctgtgcaaaaatgggagctttggaactgggtatggacatccatcaaagcataacggatagaggaattttgttaggtatTGTACtagcaaatgccctgcttgacatgtatgcaaaatgtggaaacatggacaaggcacgtgaattgtttgatacgatgccacaaagagatgtgatctcatggactgcaatgattgcagggtatgcacaaaatggatttgttgaaaaggctttagaaactttcaagcaaatgcaattggcaggtgtagaGCCAGACTCCACAacttttgccagcatcctccccgcctgtgccaaaataggagcacTGGAACAGGGTATGTATATTCATCAAAACATAAAGGATAGAAGAATTCTGTCAGATGTTATAGTTGCAACTgctttggtagacatgtatgcaaaatgtggaagcatagacaaggcacatgcactgtttgatagaatgccagAAAGAGACGTCATCtcgtggaatgcaatgattgcaggatatgcacaaaatggattttacaAGGATGCttttaaaatgtttgaatcaatgcAGCACTCTGGAATAAATCCTAACATTGTAAGCTTTGCTTGTGTTCTATGTGCATGCAGTCATGCAGGTTTAGTGGATGAGGGCTGTGCATACTTCAATCACATGAGTAACCTTTACTGCATTACACCTACAGTTGATCATTATGTATGCATGGTTGACCTTCTTGCCCGTGCTGGCTATCTTGAGGACACCCTAAATTTTATCATTAAGATGCCTGTTAAATCTGTGGTGGTTGTGTGGATGTGTTTTCTTGGTGCCTGTAGATCACATATGAATATAGGTTTAGGAGTATTTACAGCAATGCTGCTTTTTGATTTGGATCCTAGAAGTGCTGCAACTTATGTTATTCTTTCAAACATCTACGCAGAAGTGGGCAGGTGGGATGAAGCTCAAAtggtaaggagattgatgaaagatagaggaattaaaaagatccctggatgtagttggattgaaAGTCATAATATGGTACATGCTTTTTGTGTGGGAGATAGATCACATCCACAGACAAAGGAGATTTATGCAAAGTTGGAGAAATTGGCTGGGGAGATGAAGGCAGCAGGTTATTTTCCAGATTCAAAACGTTTACTTAATGCtgtggaagaggaggaaaaagagttATTTCTCTGTCATCATAGTGAAAAATTGGCAATTGCATTTGGTTTGTTGATTACATCTTTTGGAACAACTATTAGAATTGTTAAAAACCTTCGAGTATGTGTTGATTGTCACACTGCAACAAAATTTATCTCCAAGATTGTTGCAAGAGAAATTATTGTGAGAGATGCGAGCCGTTTCCATTATTTTAAACAGGGACAATGTTCTTGTGGAGATTATTGGTGA
- the LOC131068059 gene encoding pentatricopeptide repeat-containing protein At1g15510, chloroplastic-like isoform X2, producing the protein MLREALHILLTIHKPPVGNSTFLQTSIVKNALSQEKKVHSFIAHRRFAFATRLTFRNKLIYLYGKCGSLVDARKIFDRMRERDSVSWNTIIAAYRRHGYPQEAITLFHHMQQTGFQPDQVTFASVLPACAKMGALEQGMDIHQSIKDRGILSDVVATALLDMYAKCGSIDKARELFDGLPQRNVVSWTAMIAGYAQNGFVEKALETFKQMQSAGVKPNFMTIATILPACAKMGDLEQGMDIHRSIKDRGILSDVVVATALVDMYAKCGSINKARELFDRMPERNVVSWTAMIAGYAQNGFVEKALDTFKQMKLAGIKPNSTTFASILPACAKMGALELGMDIHQSITDRGILLGIVLANALLDMYAKCGNMDKARELFDTMPQRDVISWTAMIAGYAQNGFVEKALETFKQMQLAGVEPDSTTFASILPACAKIGALEQGMYIHQNIKDRRILSDVIVATALVDMYAKCGSIDKAHALFDRMPERDVISWNAMIAGYAQNGFYKDAFKMFESMQHSGINPNIVSFACVLCACSHAGLVDEGCAYFNHMSNLYCITPTVDHYKWAGGMKLKW; encoded by the exons ATGTTGAGGGAGGCGCTGCACATTCTGCTGACTATACACAAACCGCCTGTAGGCAATTCTACATTTTTGCAGACCTCTATTGTCAAGAACGCGCTTTCACAAGAAAAAAAAGTCCACTCTTTCATCGCTCATAGGCGATTTGCCTTCGCTACACGCTTAACTTTTCGTAATAAGCTTATTTACTTGTATGGCAAGTGCGGAAGTTTGGTGGATGCTAGAAAAATCTTTGACCGCATGAGAGAACGAGATAGTGTCTCATGGAATACGATTATTGCAGCATACAGAAGACATGGGTATCCGCAAGAGGCAATTACATTGTTTCATCATATGCAACAAACCGGTTTCCAACCCGATCAGGttacgtttgccagcgtactcccagcctgtgccaaaatgggagctttggaacagggtatggacatccatcaaagcataaaagatagaggaattttgtcagatgtagttgcaactgctctgttagacatgtatgcaaaatgtggaagcatagacaaggcacgggaactatttgacggattgcctcaaagaaatgtggtttcctggactgcaatgattgccggatatgcacaaaatggatttgttgagaaggctttagaaactttcaagcaaatgcaatcggcaggtgtaaagccaaatttcatgaccattgctactatcctccctgcctgtgctaaaatgggagatttggaacagggtatggacattcatcgaagcataaaggatagaggaattttgtcagatgttgtagttgcaactgccctggtagacatgtatgctaaatgtggaagcataaacaaggcacgtgaactgtttgatagaatgcctgaaagaaatgttgtctcgtggactgcaatgattgctggatatgcacaaaatggatttgtcgaaaaggctttagacactttcaagcaaatgaaattggcaggcataaagccaaattccacaacctttgccagcatcctccctgcctgtgcaaaaatgggagctttggaactgggtatggacatccatcaaagcataacggatagaggaattttgttaggtatTGTACtagcaaatgccctgcttgacatgtatgcaaaatgtggaaacatggacaaggcacgtgaattgtttgatacgatgccacaaagagatgtgatctcatggactgcaatgattgcagggtatgcacaaaatggatttgttgaaaaggctttagaaactttcaagcaaatgcaattggcaggtgtagaGCCAGACTCCACAacttttgccagcatcctccccgcctgtgccaaaataggagcacTGGAACAGGGTATGTATATTCATCAAAACATAAAGGATAGAAGAATTCTGTCAGATGTTATAGTTGCAACTgctttggtagacatgtatgcaaaatgtggaagcatagacaaggcacatgcactgtttgatagaatgccagAAAGAGACGTCATCtcgtggaatgcaatgattgcaggatatgcacaaaatggattttacaAGGATGCttttaaaatgtttgaatcaatgcAGCACTCTGGAATAAATCCTAACATTGTAAGCTTTGCTTGTGTTCTATGTGCATGCAGTCATGCAGGTTTAGTGGATGAGGGCTGTGCATACTTCAATCACATGAGTAACCTTTACTGCATTACACCTACAGTTGATCATTAT AAGTGGGCAGGTGGGATGAAGCTCAAAtggtaa